Below is a window of Candidatus Annandia pinicola DNA.
GCTTCTCAATATGCTAAAAAAACTATTATAAAAGTATACAATACAATTGGTTTATATCATTTATAGTTTACTTATTATATTTATTATGTTTAGTAAAAAATGTTAATAATATACTCATAAAAAAAACAATTAAATAAAGTATATTTGAAGTATATAAAGTTAAATAAGTATTATTAGAAGATAATAAAAAATTACTTGCATTAAATGTAATGAAGCTACCTGTAGTTCCTGAAATTAAAGTTAAATTTACAAATTTTATAGAAGGTATTTTAGTTTGCATAGCACTTAAAGTAATAATTATTGTATATATAGCACTTGAAAAAAAACCTATAAAAATCATTATAAAACTTAATAAATTAAAATTATTACATTGTAAGAATATAAATATAAATAAAGAAGACATTCCAGTTAAAAATATTAATATTTTTTGTAAATCTAAAATTTTATTTATATAACTAAAAAACCACATACCTAACATATAAAAAAACCAAAATATACTTGCTATTTTATTTTCATTAAGAGAATCAATTTTTATAAAATTTTTAACATAAGTAGGAATCCAACTAATAAACATAGATTGAGCTGAAATATAAAATAAAGACAATAAAAATAATAAAATATTTTCTAATTTTAAAGATTCTTTTTCTTTATAATTATTTTTTATTTTACTTTCTAAATTATTGAAATCAGTTATTAAAGTTAAACAAAAAATAATAAAATATACTAAACTAACTAATAAATAAATCCAAAAAAAATCAATTTTTTTAAAAATTAAAAACCCTGATATCATTGGAAATATTATACCAGAAACACTAAAAAAAGAATCAGTAATAAGCATATAAAAACCACGTTGTTTGCCTTCATAAATATTTGCTATTAAAAAAGTACCTATAGATAAGGATAAACCTCCAACAAATCCCATTAAAAAAATAAATAAAGAAAATATTTCTATAATTTTATTATTAAAAAACAAAATTATCATTGAAATAATTACTAAAAAAAAACTAAATATTATTTTGTTTTTTATAAAAACATTTTTTTTAATATAAGTATTTACTATCATAGCAACTAGAATACCTAAATTTAAAAATGCAAAATGTAAACTCATATTACTTAAAGATACTTTAAAATATATAGAAAGATTACCAATTATATTTCCAGTTATTACAGCTAATGCTCCAGTAAAAGAATATAATAAAAAACTAATAATAGTTAATTTTTTAATATTTAAATTAATCATAACAACCTCTTTTTTAAGTTTATAAAATAATTTATTTTTTTTTATTGATAAATATAAAAATATAGTTAAATATTATAATATAAAAATAATATTTTAAATAAAAAAATTATTGTATAATAATTTTATTATTTTTTTTAATATTATTATATAATTTATTTAGGATTTTTTTTATGGTTACTATTAATCAATTAGTAAAAAAATCAAGATCTAAAAAAATTATAAAAAGTAAAGCAGCTGCATTAGAATCTTCACCCCAAAAAAGAGGTGTATGTATTAAAGTATATACTACCACTCCTAAAAAACCTAATTCTGCATTACGTAAAGTATGTCGTGTTCGTTTAACAAATGGTATGGAAGTAACATCTTATATTGGAGGAGAAGGTCATAATTTACAAGAACATTCTGTAGTATTAATAAGAGGTGGCAGAGTAAAAGATTTGCCAGGTGTAAGATATCATACTATAAGAGGAGCTTTAGATTGTGATGGAGTTAAAAATAGAAAAAAATCTAGATCAAAATATGGTGTAAAGAAAGTAAAAAATGAATCTAATGATAAAAATAATAATAAAAACAATAAAAAAAAAATTAATAATAATAAAAAAAAAAACGATAAAAATAAAAATAATAATAATAGTAAATTAAAATAGGAGCATAAATGTCAAGACGTCGTTTATTTAAAAAACATAAAATAATTCCTGATCCTAAATTTGGATCTGAAATATTATCTAAATTTATTAATTTATTAATGTTAAAGGGTAAAAAAACAATAGCAGAAAAAACAGTATATAAAGCATTAAAAATTTTATCTGAACGTGTTGGTGAAAATGAAATAGATTCGTTTATAATGTCATTAAATAATATAAAACCTATTATAGAAGTAAAATCTAGAAGAATAGGAGGATCTACATATCAAATCCCTACAGAAATAAAATCATTTCGTAGAAATACATTAGCTATGCGTTGGATAATTAATGCTGCAAGAAAAAGAAAAGATAAATATATGTATTTAAAATTAGCTAATGAATTATATGATGCTAAATATAATAAGGGTTTAGCTGCAAAAAAAAAAGAGGAAATACATCGTTTAGCTGAATCTAACAAAGCATTTGCTCATTATAAATGGTAATCTAGATTTTTATTATTATTAAAAAAAAAAGAGGAAAAAAAATGTCACGTACAACACCTATTTCAAATTACCGTAATATTGGTATAAGTGCTCATATAGATGCTGGTAAAACTACTACTACTGAAAGAATTTTATTTTATACTGGAGTTAATTATAAGATTGGTGAAGTACATGACGGTGCAGCAACTATGGATTGGATGGCTCAAGAACAAGAAAGGGGAATTACTATTACTTCAGCAGCTACTACAACATTTTGGTCTGGAATGAATAATCAATTTAAACCACATAAAATTAATATAATTGATACTCCAGGACATGTAGATTTTACTATTGAAGTAGAAAGATCAATGAGAGTTTTAGATGGTGTTGTTATGTTATATTGTGCTGTTGGTGGTGTTCAACCTCAATCAGAAACAGTATGGCGTCAAGCTAATAAATATAAAGTTCCTAGAATTGCATTTATTAATAAAATGGATCGTATAGGTTCTAATTTTTTAAAAGTGATTGATCAAATGAAAAATAAATTGTATGCATGTCCAGTTCCAATTCAATTACCTATTGGATCAGAAAATAATTTTGTTGGTGTTATTGATTTAATAAAAATGAAAGCTATTTATTGGGATGATAAAAATAATGGTATTTATTTTAAATATTGTGATATTCCTAAAAATATGTTAAAAGAATCAAAAAGATGGAATAAAAAATTAATAGAAAGTGCATTAGAAGATAATGAATATTTAATGGAAAAATATTTAGATGGAATTGATATTTCTGAAAAAGAAATAAAATTAGAATTAAGAAATCTTGTATTAAAAAATAAAATTATGATAGTTACATGCGGATCTTCTTTTAGAAATAAAGGAGTTCAAGCCATGTTAGATGCAATTATTGATTATTTACCATCACCAAAAGATAAAATTTGTAATAAAAATATTTATTTTAATAAAAGTAAAAAAAAAAATAATAAAAATAAAGAACCTTTTTCTGCTTTAGCTTTTAAAATATCTAATGATTCATTTGTAGGAAACTTAACTTTTTTTAGAGTTTATTCTGGTATGATAAAAACTGGAGATATAATCTTAAATTCAGTAAAAAAACAAAAAGAAAGATTAGGAAGAATAGTACAAATGCATGCAAATAAAAGAGAAGAAATTAAAGAAGTACATTCTGGTGATATAGCAGCAGCTATAGGTTTAAAAAATGTTACAACAGGGGATACTTTATGTGATCCTGATAATAATATAATTTTAGAAAAAATAGATTTTCCAGAACCAGTAATTTCCGTTGCTTTAGAACCAAAAACTAAAATTGATCAAGAAAAAATGGGAATGTCTTTATCAAAATTGGCTAAAGAAGATCCTTCTTTTAAATTTTGTACTGATTTAGAATCTAATCAAACAATTATTTCTGGAATGGGGGAATTACATTTAGAAATTATTGTAGATCGTATGAAAAGAGAATTTAATGTTGAAGCTAATATAGGAAAACCTCAAGTTGCTTATAGAGAAACAATAAAAGAAAAAGTTATTAATGTTGAAGGAAAATATATTAGACAATCTGGTGGTAGAGGACAATATGGACATGTAGTAATTGATTTATCTCCATTAAAAAATAGTAAATCAAATTATTTATTCATTAATGATATTAAAGGTGGTGTTATACCTAATGAATATATATTAGCAATTAATAAAGGAATTCAGGAACAATTAAAATCTGGACCATTAGCAGGTTATCCAGTGGTAAACATATTAGTTAGATTACATTTTGGTTCTTACCATGATGTAGATTCATCTGAATTAGCTTTTAAATTTGCAGCTTCTATGGCTTTTAGAGATGCTTTTAAAAAAGCTTGTCCTGTTTTATTAGAACCTATTATGAAAGTTGAAATAATTACTCCAGAAAGTTATATGGGAGAAGTTATTGGTGATTTAAATAGAAGAAGGGGAATGATAGAAGGAATGGAAAGTAATTTAATGGATAAAATAATTACATCTAATGTACCTTTATCAGAAATGTTTAATTATTCAACTGATTTAAGATCAAAAACTCAAGGTAGAGCATTATATTCTATGGAATTTTTAAAATATAGTGAAACTCCTAATTTAATTTCAGAAAAAATTATTAAATTACGTGGTAAAAAAAATATTTAAGATTAATAATTGTTATATTATAAAAAATAAGGAAATTATGTCTAAAGAAAAATTTCAAAGAATTAAACCACATATTAATGTTGGTACTATAGGTCATGTAGATCATGGAAAAACAACTTTAACAGCAGCTATAACTACAGTACTATCTAAAATTCATGGTGGTTCTGCTAAAGCTTTTGAACAAATAGATAATGCTCCTGAAGAAAAAGCTCGTGGTATAACTATTAATACTTCTCATGTAGAATATAATACTAGTAAACGTCACTATGCTCATGTAGATTGTCCTGGACATGCAGATTATGTTAAAAATATGATAACAGGGGCTGCTCAAATGGATGGAGCTATTTTAGTAGTTGCTGCTACAGATGGGCCTATGCCTCAAACAAGAGAACATATATTATTAGGAAGACAAGTTGGGGTTCCTTATATAATGGTATTTTTAAATAAATGTGATATGGTTGATGATGAAGAATTATTAGAATTAGTAGAAATGGAAGTTCGTGATTTACTTACACAATATGAGTTTCCTGGTAATAAAATACCAATAGTAAGAGGGTCTGCTTTAAAAGCTTTAGAAGGTGATCCAAAATGGGAACAAAAAATTGTAGAATTAGCAAATCATTTAGATAATTATATACCAGAACCTAAAAGAGATATTGATAAACCATTTTTATTACCTATTGAAGATGTTTTTTCAATATCTGGAAGAGGAACAGTAGTTACTGGTCGTGTTGAAAGAGGATCTATCAAAATTGGAGAAGAAATTTCTATTATTGGAATAAAACCAACTACAAAAACAATATGTACTGGTGTAGAAATGTTTAGAAAATTATTAGATGAAGGAAGAGCTGGTGAAAATATTGGAGTTTTATTAAGAGGTACTAAAAGAGAAGAAATAGAAAGAGGACAGGTGTTAGCTAAACCAAATACTATTAAACCTCATACTAAATTTGAAGCAGAAGTATATATATTATCTAAAGAAGAAGGGGGTCGTCATACTCCATTTTTTAAAGGATATCGTCCACAATTTTATTTTAGAACAACAGATGTTACAGGTTTAATTGAATTACCTAAAGGCGTTGAAATGGTAATGCCTGGAGATAATATAAAAATGAATGTTGTATTGATACATCCTATAGCTATGGAAGATGGTTTAAGATTTGCAATTAGAGAAGGTGGACATACTGTAGGGGCTGGTATTGTATCTAAAATAATTGAATAAAAATATGAATTTAAAATATAAATTTTATAAAAAAAATAGGGCATTTTTAAAAAATGCCCTAATTATTAATAATTTATATTTATTTTTAAAAAAAAAAAAATTTTTTTTTATAATAATAATTTTTTTTTTATTATTAATAAATAATTTTTTTTATACAACTATTAAATATTATAAACATATAATAATTAATATTATATTATTAATTAATTTAAGCTATTTTTTTTATTTGAATTATAACAATAAAAGTATTTTAAAAAAATATTTAATTATTATAATAGATGAAATTTGTAATATTAATTGGATAAATTATAAAAAAATTATTATAATATTTATATATACTATTTTAATTATATTATTTACATCTTTTTTTATATTTATTATAGATTATATTATAATATATATTATTTCATTTTTAATAAAAATTAAATACTAAGTAATTGTATAATTAAATTTTATATAATAAAATAAGTGATAATATGTCTAAAAAAATTAAATCTTATATTAAATTACAAATTTTAGCTGGTATGGCTAATCCAAGTCCACCAGTAGGTCCTGCTTTAGGACAACAAGGTGTTAATATTGCACAATTTTGTAATCTTTTTAATGAAAAAACAAAAGATTTCGAAAAAAAAATGCCTATTCCTGTTATTATAACAGTTTATTATGATAAATCTTTTGATTTTATAATAAAAACACCACCAGCTTCTATTTTATTAAAAAAAGCAGCTAAAATTAAAAGTGGGGCAAATAAACCAAAAAAAGATAAAATAGGAAATATTACTTATAAACAAATTAAAAAAATAGCCTTAATTAAATCTAAAGATATGAATAGTTTAAATTTAAAATCTCAAATAAAATCTATTAAAGGAACAGCTATTTCTATGGGTTTAACTATAATAGATGATTAATAAATTAAAAAAACTATATGAATAAATTAAGTAAAAAATCAAATAAAAAATATTATAAATTTAATAAAAATAAAACATATAAATTTGATTATGCTATTGATATATTAAAAAAAAATACGATTTCTAGTTTCTTAGAAAGTGTAGATGTATCTATAAATTTAAATATTGATAAAAATAAAACTAAAAATAATATAAACAATTTTATAATATTACCATATAATATAAAAAAAAAGTTAAAAATAGTAGTATTTGCTCAAGGAAAAAACGCTGATTTAGCTAAAAAATGTGGAGCTGATTTTGTAGGTATGGAAGATTTATTAGAATTAATAAAAAAAGATGAAATTAAATATGATGTTGTAATTGCTACACCAGATTCTGTAAAATTAATAAAATCTTTAGGACCAATATTAGGACCTAAAGGATTAATGCCTAATTCTAAATTAGATACTATTACTAATAATATAAAGAGTTCTATAAAAAATATTAAAAACGGAAAGATTCAATACAAAAGTGATAAAAATGGAATTATAAATACTACAATTGGTAAAATTAATTTTAAAAATTATGAATTAAAAGAAAATTTAAAATTTTTATTATCAGATATACAAAAACTAAAATATAATAAAAATAAAGGAAATTTTTTAAAAAAAGTTTATTTATCTACTACTATGGGAATAGCTATTAATTTAATTATATCTAATATAATATAATTTTATAAATTATTATTAAAAATATGTTAATTTATAGTTTTAAATTAAGGAATTCAAATTAATGATATTAAGTTTTAATAATAAAAAAAAAATTGTTAACAAAATTAGTAAAATAATATCTAAATCATTATCTATTATTATAATTAGTATTTGTGGCATAGAAGTGAATAAAATAACAGAATTAAGAAAAAAATGTATAAAAAATAAAGTTTATTTAAAAATAGTACAAAATAATTTACTAAAAATAAGTATTAAAAATACTAAATACGAATGTTTAGAAAATAACATTGTAGGACCAACTATGATGGTTTGCTCTTTAGAACATCCTGGTACAGCTGCACGTTTATTAAAAGATTTTTTAAAAGAAAATAAAAAACTTAGTATTAAAGCAGCTTCATTTGAAGGAAAATTAATAACTTCTGATAAAATTGATATATTAACAAATTTACCAACATATAAAGAATCTTTAATTAATCTAATTAATATTCTTAAGGAAATATCAATAGGTAAGTTTATTAAATTATTAAATATTATAGTAAAAAAAAAAAAATAAATTAAAAAAAATAGGAAAATATGATGTCTTTTGATAAAGAAAAAATTGTTGATTTGATATCCAATATGTCTATTAAAGATATATTGGATTTAATTAAAAAAATAGAAAATAAATTTAATATTTCTTCTTCAGAATATATTAATAAAACAAATAGTGCAAGTGATAAAAAAATAGAAGAAAAAACTGAATTTAATATAATACTAAATTCAGTTGGTAAAAATAGAATAAGTGTAATTAAAGCTATACGTAGTATTACTAGTTTAGGATTAAAAGAATCTAAAAATCTTGTAGAATCTGCTCCAATATTAGTAAAAGAAAATATAAATAAAGAAGAATGTCAAAAAATAAAAAAAACATTAGAAGATGTTGGTGCTAAGGTTGAAATTAAATAAAAAAATTAAAATATTTTATGATAATTATACTACTAATAATTTTATAATTATTAGTAGTATTAATTATAAAATAATTTATAAAAATTAATTATAGGAAAACATAACATGTTTGGTTTTAAAAAACATAAACAAATTATTCGTAAAAGTTTTAATAAAAATCCTCAATTATTACAAGTACCATTTTTATTAGCTATTCAAATTAATTCTTTTAAAAGATTTTTAGAAATAGATCCTAAATGTAAAAGAGGTTTAGAATCTGAATTAAAATCATTTTTTCCTATAATAGAAAAAAAAAAAAACATTGAAATTAGATATATAAAATATAAAATAAGTAAACCAGAAGATTCTCCTTCAGAATGTAAAATTAAAAGTAAAACATATTTTTCACCATTATATATAACATTTCAATTAATTCAATATAAAAATTTATCAAAATCTAAAAAAATAAAAAAGATAACTGAACAAGAAGTTTTTATTGGTGAAATTCCTTTAATGACACCAACTGGATCTTTTATTATTAATGGAACAGAAAGAGTTGTAGTTTCTCAATTACATAGAAGTACAGGAATAATTTTTGATCATGATAAAGGTAAAAGCCATCCTTCTGGAAAGATATTATACAGATCAAGAGTTTTGCCTCAATCTGGATCTTGGTTAGATTTTGAATTTGATGTTAATGATCAATTACATTTAAGGATTAATCGTAGTCGTAAAATACCTGTTTATCTTATATTAAAAGCATTGGGATATAATTCAAATGAAATATTAAGAATTTTTTTTAAAACAATTAAATTTAAAATTTTAAATAATAAATTTTATACAAAATTTATACCAAGCAACTTTAAAAATGTTATTTTAAATTTTGATATTAAATTTAAAAATAAAATATATGTTAAAAAAAATTCAAGAGTTGATTATAATAGTATAAAAAGAATGAAAGAAGATAATATAAAAGAAATAGAAGTACCAATAAGTTATATTATTGGTTCAGTTGTATCTAAAAGTTATTATGATAAACATAATAAAATAATAATAAAAGTAAATAATAGGATTTCTATAAGATCATTATCAGAAATTGTTAAAAACAATTTTTTTTATATTGAAACTATTTTTATTAAAAAAAATAATAACTTATATTATAAAAATGTAATAAATATTAATTATTATAATAAAGATAAAGCTTTAATGGAAATATATAAAATTATAAAACCTGGGGAATATGCTTCAAAAGAATTATCTGAATGTTTTTTTAAAAAAATATTCTTAGATAAAAAAAAATATAATTTATCTTTAGTAGGAAGATATAGATTTAATAAATCTTTAGGAATTCAAATAACTCATGGACATAATAATTTAAGTAAAAATGATATTGTTAGAATAATTAAAAAAATTATAGATATTAAAAATAAAGTTCAGAAAACAGATAGTATAGATGATTTAAGTAATAGAAAAGTTAAATCTATAGGAGAAATGTTATCAAGTCAATTTAATATAGCTTTATTTAGAATAAAAAAAATGATAAAGTTATATCTTAAAGATAAAAAAAATAAAATAATATCTTTGGAAACATTAATTAATCCTAAAATACTTTCTAATATAATGAAAAGATTTTTTACTTTAAGTCCATTATCACAATTTATGGATCAAAATAACCCATTATCTGAAATTACTCATAAAAGACGAATCTCTTCTTTAGGTCCTGGTGGTTTAAATAGAGAAAGAGCTAATTTTGAAATTAGAGATGTTAATTATACTCATTATGGTAAAATGTGTCCTGTAGAAACTCCAGAAGGACCAAATATAGGATTAATAACTTCTTTAGCTTTATATGCTTATGTAAATAGAGATGGTTTTTTAGAAACTCCTTATTTTTGTGTTATAAAATGTAGGATAATTAAAGAAGTTCATTATTTATCTTCTGAAGAAGAAAGTAGATGTGTAATTGCTCAAGCTAGTACTAATTTAGATGATAATAATTATTTAATTGATGAATTTATATTATGTAGATATAAAGGAGAATCTGGTTTATTTAATCGTAAAGAAGTTAATTATATTGATGTTTCTATGCAACAAATATTATCAGTTGGTGTTTCCTTAATTCCATTTTTAGAACATAATGATGCTAATAGAGCTTTAATGGGTGCTAATATGCAAAGACAATCAGTTCCAAATTTAATTTCAGAATCACCTCTGATAGGTACTGGAATAGAAAAAATAATAACAATAGATTCAGGTTATTCAATTATTGCTATTAGAGGTGGTATTGTTAAATTTTTAGATTCTAAAAAAATTATTATTAAAGTTAATAAAAATGAAATAAATAAAAATAATGATATAGGTATAGATATTTATCGTTTAACTAAATATACTAGATCTAATCAAAATACCTGTATAAATCAAAAACCTATTGTCTATTTAAATGAAAAAATAAATATAGGTGATATTATAGCTGATGGATCAGCTAGTGATAAGGGTGAATTATCTTTAGGTCATAATGTTATGGTTGCTTTTATGCCTTGGAAAGGTTATAACTTTGAAGATGCAATATTAATTTCAGAAAGATTGTTAAAAGATGATTTATTTACTACATTACATATACAAGAATTATCATGTATAATTAAAGAAACTAAATTAGGTCCTGAAGTTATAACTAAATGTGTACCAAATGTAAATGAAGCTTTTTTAAAAAAATTAAATAACACAGGTATTGTTAGAATGGGTTCTTTTGTTAATGGGGGAGATGTTTTAGTAGGTAGAGTTAAACCTAAGATGTCTACTAGATTTTCACCAGAAGAAAGATTATTAAAAGCAATATTTGGACAAAGAACAACTGATTTTAAAGACGGGTCATTAAAAATGACATCAGAATTATCAGGAACGGTAATAGATATAAGAACTTTTAATCGTCAAGATGTAGTAAAAAATATGTATGAAATTATTTTAGAAAAAAAAAAAATTTTTAAAGAAGAAGTAAATATTATACAAGATTTTGAAATTTTAGAATCAATGTTTTTTAAAAAAATACACAATTTTATAATAAAAGAAAAAAAAATAAAACCTAAAAAAATATTACCTAAAAGAATTATTTTAGGATTAATTTTAAAAAATAAATTTAAACAAATGGAATTAGAAAAAATTAGAGAAGAATATTATGATGAAAAAAGAAGATTTTGTTATAAATTATTATCTAATAGAAAAAATATAAAAAAAATTTATACTTTACCAATTGGGGTAATTACTATGATTAAAATATTAATTGCTATTAAAAAACCAATACAAGTTGGTGATAAAATGTCTGGTCGTCATGGAAATAAAGGTGTAATATCAAGAATTAATCCTATTGAGGATATGCCTTATGATGAAAGTGGTATGCCTGTAGATATAGTTTTAAACCCTTTAGGTGTTCCTTCTCGTATGAATATTGGTCAAATTTTAGAAACTCATTTGGGTTTAGCATCAAAAGGAATAGGTGATAAAATAAATAAGATGGTAAAAAAAAAAGAAAAAATTTATAAAATACGTTCTTTTATGCAAAAAGTTTATAGTTTAGGTGTTAATCCTAGAGTAGCATTTAACTTAAAAAATTTATCAGATGATGAAGTTTTAGATTTAGCAAAAAGTATGAAACGTGGTATGCCAATGGCAACACCTGTATTTGATAGTGCTAAAAAATCTGAAATAAGAAAATTATTAAAATTATGTGATCTTCCACCTTCTGGGCAAGTTACTCTTTTTGATGGATGTACAGGAGAAAAAATAGAAAAACCTGTAACAATAGGTTATTTATATATGTTAAAATTAAATCATTTAGTTGATGATAAGATGCATGCTAGATCTACTGGTTCTTATAGTTTAATAACTCAACAACCATTAGGAGGTAAATCTCAATTTGGTGGACAAAGATTTGGAGAAATGGAAGTATGGGCTTTAGAAGCTTATGGAGCAGCATATACTTTACAAGAAATGTTAACAGTTAAATCTGATGATATTGAAGGAAGAACACAAATATATAAAAATATTATAAATAATAATTATAAAATGGAAACTAGTATTCCAGAATCATTTAATGTTCTTGTTAAAGAAATAAAATCTTTATGTATAAATATTGAATTAAAAAAATAAATTATTTAATATTAAAAAAAAGGAATATTAAAATTAAAAAAATAAATAATATTTTAAAAAATAAAAATAAGTTTTTAAAATTTAACCTTATTAAAATTATGTTAGCTTCTCCAAATTTAATTAGATCATGGTCACATGGTGAAATAACTAAACCCGAAACTATTAACTATCGTACATTTAAACCAGAACATGGTGGGTTATTTTGTGCTCGTATATTTGGTCCTGTTAGAGATTATGAATGTCTTTGTGGTAAGTATAAAAAACTAAAACATATAGGTGTTTTATGTGAAAAATGTGGTGTAGAAGTTATTGAATCTAAATATAGAAGAGAAAGAATGGGTCATATAGAATTAGCTTCTCCTGTGGCACATATATGGTTTTTAAGATCAATGCCTTCTAGAATAAGTTTATTATTAGATATGAATTTAAAAACTATAGAAAAAGTTCTTTATTTTGAATCTTACGTAGTAATTAAAT
It encodes the following:
- the rpoB gene encoding DNA-directed RNA polymerase subunit beta; translation: MFGFKKHKQIIRKSFNKNPQLLQVPFLLAIQINSFKRFLEIDPKCKRGLESELKSFFPIIEKKKNIEIRYIKYKISKPEDSPSECKIKSKTYFSPLYITFQLIQYKNLSKSKKIKKITEQEVFIGEIPLMTPTGSFIINGTERVVVSQLHRSTGIIFDHDKGKSHPSGKILYRSRVLPQSGSWLDFEFDVNDQLHLRINRSRKIPVYLILKALGYNSNEILRIFFKTIKFKILNNKFYTKFIPSNFKNVILNFDIKFKNKIYVKKNSRVDYNSIKRMKEDNIKEIEVPISYIIGSVVSKSYYDKHNKIIIKVNNRISIRSLSEIVKNNFFYIETIFIKKNNNLYYKNVININYYNKDKALMEIYKIIKPGEYASKELSECFFKKIFLDKKKYNLSLVGRYRFNKSLGIQITHGHNNLSKNDIVRIIKKIIDIKNKVQKTDSIDDLSNRKVKSIGEMLSSQFNIALFRIKKMIKLYLKDKKNKIISLETLINPKILSNIMKRFFTLSPLSQFMDQNNPLSEITHKRRISSLGPGGLNRERANFEIRDVNYTHYGKMCPVETPEGPNIGLITSLALYAYVNRDGFLETPYFCVIKCRIIKEVHYLSSEEESRCVIAQASTNLDDNNYLIDEFILCRYKGESGLFNRKEVNYIDVSMQQILSVGVSLIPFLEHNDANRALMGANMQRQSVPNLISESPLIGTGIEKIITIDSGYSIIAIRGGIVKFLDSKKIIIKVNKNEINKNNDIGIDIYRLTKYTRSNQNTCINQKPIVYLNEKINIGDIIADGSASDKGELSLGHNVMVAFMPWKGYNFEDAILISERLLKDDLFTTLHIQELSCIIKETKLGPEVITKCVPNVNEAFLKKLNNTGIVRMGSFVNGGDVLVGRVKPKMSTRFSPEERLLKAIFGQRTTDFKDGSLKMTSELSGTVIDIRTFNRQDVVKNMYEIILEKKKIFKEEVNIIQDFEILESMFFKKIHNFIIKEKKIKPKKILPKRIILGLILKNKFKQMELEKIREEYYDEKRRFCYKLLSNRKNIKKIYTLPIGVITMIKILIAIKKPIQVGDKMSGRHGNKGVISRINPIEDMPYDESGMPVDIVLNPLGVPSRMNIGQILETHLGLASKGIGDKINKMVKKKEKIYKIRSFMQKVYSLGVNPRVAFNLKNLSDDEVLDLAKSMKRGMPMATPVFDSAKKSEIRKLLKLCDLPPSGQVTLFDGCTGEKIEKPVTIGYLYMLKLNHLVDDKMHARSTGSYSLITQQPLGGKSQFGGQRFGEMEVWALEAYGAAYTLQEMLTVKSDDIEGRTQIYKNIINNNYKMETSIPESFNVLVKEIKSLCINIELKK